In Pseudomonas sp. P5_109, the genomic window CGAGCAATACCAACACAAGGCGCGCAAGCGCTTTGGCCAGAACTTCCTGCACGATGCCGGCGTTATCGACCGCATCCTGCGCTCCATCCATGCCAAGAGCGACGACCGCCTGCTGGAAATCGGCCCTGGCCAGGGCGCACTGACCCAGGGCCTGCTCAGCAGCGGCGCGCAACTCGACGTGGTGGAGTTGGACAAGGACCTGATCCCGATCCTCAACCAGCAGTTTGCCGGCAAGAGCAACTTCAACCTGCATCAGGGCGATGCGCTGAAGTTCGACTTCAACAGCCTGAACGCCGCGCCAGGCAGCCTGCGAGTGGTCGGCAACCTGCCGTACAACATCTCCACGCCGCTGATTTTTCACCTTTTGCATAACTCGCACCTGATTCGCGACATGCACTTCATGCTGCAAAAGGAAGTGGTCGAGCGTCTGGCTGCCGGCCCGGGCGGTGGTGACTGGGGCCGCCTGTCGATCATGGTTCAGTACCATTGCCGGGTCGAGCACCTGTTCAACGTTGGCCCGGGCGCGTTCAACCCGCCACCGAAAGTCGACTCGGCCATCGTGCGCCTGGTGCCCCACGCGGTACTGCCGCACCCGGCCAAGGATCACCGCTTGCTGGAGCGCGTCGTGCGCGAAGCGTTCAACCAGCGCCGCAAAACCCTGCGCAACACCCTCAAGCTGCTGCTGAGCAATGCCG contains:
- the rsmA gene encoding 16S rRNA (adenine(1518)-N(6)/adenine(1519)-N(6))-dimethyltransferase RsmA, which translates into the protein MTEQYQHKARKRFGQNFLHDAGVIDRILRSIHAKSDDRLLEIGPGQGALTQGLLSSGAQLDVVELDKDLIPILNQQFAGKSNFNLHQGDALKFDFNSLNAAPGSLRVVGNLPYNISTPLIFHLLHNSHLIRDMHFMLQKEVVERLAAGPGGGDWGRLSIMVQYHCRVEHLFNVGPGAFNPPPKVDSAIVRLVPHAVLPHPAKDHRLLERVVREAFNQRRKTLRNTLKLLLSNAEIEAAGVDGSLRPEQLDLAAFVRLADKLSEQAPQKPATD